The DNA sequence TTTATGTTTTTTTTAAACCTCTAACTTTCCAGTAAAAATTCTTTATAGTTACCCAGGAAATCTACACTTGCGTGGATGGATTCTAATTCTTGTATTGCATTTTCGTGTAAGATAGGATGCCATTCTCCGGCTACATTAATATAGAAAAAATAATTCCCAAGCCCGGTCTTTAAAGTTCGTGATTCTATTTTGCTAAGATTCATTTTTCTCCAGGCAAATACGGATAATACTTGATGTAACCCCCCGGCATGATCTTCGGGAAGGGTGATTAATAAGCCTGATTTCTCTCCTAAAACTTCAAGGTTTTCATTTGTGTAAAGATTATGCTCTTTAGAAATAACGATAAATCGGGTATGGTTTTGTTCAAAATCCTGAATATTTCTATTGGTTATTTTTAGTCCATAAAGATTGGCTGCAAATTGGTTGGCAACAGCGGCAATCTTTTGATCAGGATTTTCTGATACGTATTTTGCAGCAGCAGCAGTTGATGAAAAATCTTGTCTTTGAATGTTTTTGTAATGAGTATCCAAAGAATGGAAGCTTTGAGCTAGAGCCTGAGGATGTGAATAAATTTTTTCAAGTTCTTCAATTCTGTTGCTAGGGTGGATCATTAAATGGTGAGCAATAGGCATTACTGCCTCTGCCTCTATCTTTATTGATGGTGTTTTATATAAATAATCCAGTGTCATAGATACCGTACCTTCAATTGAATTTTCCAAAGGGACAACAGCTTTATCAACCTCTCCTTTTTCTACCGCTTCAAAACAGTCTAAAATATTAGCCTGTGGCAAAAGATCTTCGTTTGGAAAAAGTTGTGTGGTTGCCAGCTGTGTGAAACTGGCGTGCGGACCTAGAAATGCAATCTTCATATCTCAATTAATTAAAAAAGTTTAGCAAAGGAAAGGAATTGTTTATTTTAAAAAAAATCCTTTTTGTATTTATATCTGTTAGATCTTATGGAGTAGTCCAGTTTTCTTCAATAAGTTGGAGAAGTTGATCCGGACATTTAATGATTTTACCGGTTTTTGAATCTAAGAAGAATAGGGTAGTGGAGGCTTCTGTAATTTTTAGACCTTCCTCATTATAAATTTCATATTCAAATTCTATTCTTACTCCGGGTATTTTTTTT is a window from the Chryseobacterium sp. T16E-39 genome containing:
- the pheA gene encoding prephenate dehydratase, which encodes MKIAFLGPHASFTQLATTQLFPNEDLLPQANILDCFEAVEKGEVDKAVVPLENSIEGTVSMTLDYLYKTPSIKIEAEAVMPIAHHLMIHPSNRIEELEKIYSHPQALAQSFHSLDTHYKNIQRQDFSSTAAAAKYVSENPDQKIAAVANQFAANLYGLKITNRNIQDFEQNHTRFIVISKEHNLYTNENLEVLGEKSGLLITLPEDHAGGLHQVLSVFAWRKMNLSKIESRTLKTGLGNYFFYINVAGEWHPILHENAIQELESIHASVDFLGNYKEFLLES